Below is a genomic region from Candidatus Thermoplasmatota archaeon.
ATGGTATATATGCGGAATGGAAAATGATGAAGAAGGATGTCATCGATTTTTATCCAGATGTTTATGTTGGAAGGCTTGCATGCAGGAATAGTTTTGAAGTAAAGAAAATGGTTGAGAAAATAATAACGTATGAAACAACCACGTATGGACAGGAATGGTTCAAAAAGTTTGTCGGCATAGCCGGTGACACATTCGCATATCCAGACGATCCATATTATGAAGGAGAACTTGGAGTGTCAGTGACAGTGGGATATCTTGAAGACAATGGATTTGATATTACAACGCTTTTTACTTCTGATGGTACACTGGGTACACTAACGGGTGCAAACGATATAATCGATGCCATCAGCCAGGGATGCGGCTTCTTAAATTTTGAAGGCCATGGCAATCCGATGAGCTGGGCGAATCATCCTCCGCATGATGGGGATACATGGATTGGCATAGATGTGACACAATTTAATAAATTCTCAAATGAGGATATGTATCCTATTTGTATGGTCGGCGGATGCCACAACAGCCAGTTCAATGTAAGCCTGCTGAACCTCATGAAATTCAAGGAAATTAAAAATATCTATTACAAATCCGAGTGGTCTCCAGAATCTTGGAGCTGGTGGATGGCTAGGAAAATAGATGGAGGAGCAATAGCAACCATTGGGAGCACGGGGCTTGGATACGGAACGATAGGCGATGATGATAAAGATGGCATACCCGACTGCATACAATATCTTGGGGGATTTATAGACAGCGAGTTTTTCAGAGTTTATACAGATGGTACTGATATTCTCGGAGAAACGCATGGAACAGCAATAACAAATTATATAGCAAAATTCCCACCGATGAAAGATAAGATAGATGCCAAGACGGTAGAAGAGTGGTCATTACTTGGAGATCCTTCATTAAAGATAGGCGGCTATCCGAGCTAAACTTTCCCTCCCTCTTTTTATTTATTTTTTTGTTAAAATTTCGATGCCATTTTTTTTCACAAGTACATCATCTTCTATTCTTATACCCCACCTGTCTTTTAAGTAAATGCCCGGCTCAATGGTCAATACCGTTCCTTCTCTAAGTAATGTTTCATTTTTCCTGTGCATTGAAAAACCATCGTGCACTTCAAGACCCAACGAATGACCAACTGAATGTATCATCCTGCCCCGTCCTTTTTTCACAAACAGTTCATCAACCGCGTTATGAACATCTCCGGCTTTAATTCCTTCTTCAATCATATCGAATGCCATTTCCTGCCCTTCTCTCACCAGCTCATATGCCTTTTTCTGTTCGCTATTTTCCGAAATAAACGTTCTGGTCATATCAGAACAATATCTTTTATATCGTGCCCCGAAGTCGATAAGTGCAGGAAATTCAAATTTTTTTCTACCAGTAGAATAATGGGGCAGTGAAGAATTTTTGCCAAATGCAACAATGGTATCAAATGACGGCGCAGCCCCTTCTTTTTCCATCTGATAATTTATTTCTGCAAGAACGTCGCATTCCTTGACGTTATCCTCCAAATACGACGAAATTTTATGCGAAACATTTGCCGCTATTGTACAGGCCTTTTTTATTGTTTCTATTTCTGCATTATCTTTTACCATCCTCGCCTTGCGTATGGCATGCTCAACATCAAAAAAATTGGCTTCGGGAAACAACCGCCCGAGTTTTATAAAATTCGCATATGAAATTGATTTGCCATTTATCCCTATTCTTTTCCCATTTATCTTTTCTTTCAACAATCCCATTTTTTCCTGGCCGGTGGAAAATGTGCTCACATTTTTTTCTGCGGCGTGCTTTTCAAGTTCGGGGCATATCACTTCCACTTTTCCGTCAGGATACAATACAGCAGCAGAATTCTCAAACAGTCCATTCTCAAATCCTGTTACATAAAAAAAAGTCATATCTATCTGTGGATATGCTCCATTTATTATGAGTATTGCATCCGCTTCATTTATGCCCCCAAATATTTTTTTTACTCTTTCAATCATTTTCTCCCTTCATGTCAGCTATTACATCGCTTATTTTTCCTATCTCGGCTGGAGAAATCTCTTCGACCCTGCTATCTTTGTAAGGAATATCATCTATTTCATCCAGGTTGACAAGTTTTTCCACAAGCAATGCATTTTTTATCTTTTTTCTCCTGTGAGAAAACAATACTCGGGTTAAGTCATAAAAAATCTCTTCATTTTTTACCACAAATTTTGGCTTTCTTGGGATAACTTTAACTATACAGGAGTAAACCTTGGGTTCGGGGCGAAAAGCCGATGGGGGCACCACTTCCAGCATTTCCCAGTCGGCAGCATAGGAAGCCATAACAGAAAGGCGGGAATAATCTTCACTGCCAGGTTTTGCCACCAGGCGATCTGCAAACTCTTTCTGGTACATCAATATGCCAAGCTCAAAATCCTTTTTGAGGAGTTTAAAGGTTATGGGAGATGATATCTGATACGGCAGATTAGACACTACTTTATTGAATTCCAGACTATCAAAATCAATGTTCAGGGCATCACCACATATTACCTCTGCATTTGGTATGCCTCTCAGTGAACTTGCCAATCTAGCATCAATTTCTATTGCTATTACTTTTCCTGCATTTCTTGCAATTCTTTTCGTCAGCACCCCATATCCTGGACCAATCTCCAGTATGGTATCTTTATTTGAAAGAGAGGCATAACCAACCTGTCTCTCTGCAATTCTGTTATCTATTAAAAAGTGTTGCCCTCTCATTTTATTTTTTTTAGAGGTGCCCTAGTAAAAAGCCTGTATTTCTGGCCTGGATCCATTAATTCCTCTTCTATCCTTCTAGCAATAAGTTTTTCTGGATGGGTGAGGTGCTTCACCCTCGCTGAAATATTATCAAAACCTTTAAAAGGCTCTTTTTTCCTTCCTTCTACTATCTCATACATTGTCTTTTTGCCAAGCCCTGGAAGGAGTTCAAGGGCGTGATACCTCGTTGATATTGGTGGACATTCATTGTAGAATGTTACAAATTTTTTTTCGTTATTTTTTACGATATCTAGGATAACATACGGCAGCTCCCCATGAGCCGCGGCGGTCAACTCCCCATAATTTACCCGCCCCTTAACCTTTGCTATCTTCTTCCTTTTTTCTTTATCCTTTCCCACATAAACTCTCTCGCCTATTGCAAGTGAAACATTCCGTTTAGGCAGTAACTCCAATAATGTAAATTGATCTTCTCCGATACCATATGCTATAGATTCCTTCCGGTAGCCTAGCTTTCCCATCGATAGGTAATCTAAAATATAGACATAATCCTCCATATTTACCTCAGAGATACTCTCCAATTATCTCCAAAATCTTTTTTATCTCTTCCTTTGAGGGAACAAAAGTTTCTTTTGAGAAAATCGCCATGACATCTTCCTCATCCGTTGGCAGGAGATCTGCAATCTTATATGCCTGGTTTTTATTTATTTTTTCCACGCCCGTAAGTTTTTTAATCAATTCTTTTGTTTTACCTGCCGACAACTTTACTACTTTTTCGCTGTACTCCAGAGCTATTTTTTGTTCCCTTGTAAGCTCTTCTCTTTCCTTTCCTAGCTTGGCGAGCATATCTTTTACTTCCGCCAAAGAAACAACCTTCATTTTACACCTTTTTCATATGCTCAGGCCTTACAATTATGTTTTTTATCATATTTCCGTTTTTTATCTTTACTATATATGAATCCCCCCTCTTTTCTTCAATATCGCCTGTCTTCCCGTGATACCTGCGATGTGGTATGCCTTTATGTATTGACGGGTCTATAACTATGGAAACCTTCTCACCTTTTTCAAATTCCTGCAATGCCCTTGTAATGGGACTGAGCCCTCTTTCTCTTGGCTTTTTTCTAAGTATTTGCCGAGTTTTGCTTCTGGCTCCTCTCGATCTTCTCACCATCTTTATCACCAATACCTATTACATCCAATTTTTTTACGTTTATAGGACAACCTGCCAGCTCGCTCAATGACGGTTCTGTCCTGCCGCCATCTCCCGTTACCATTTCCTTTATATACGTACCTGATTCTGCCGTTACCGTCAACGTTATTTCATCCATTTTTTCTTCCTCTACCATTATATCCAATATTTTCCTTTTTCTTATCTTATCTGCTCTCCTATGGGCTACCCGGGATGGTGTCCTCTGATTTATATAGCAACCCCTTAATGCATTAACTGCTTCATTAACCTTTCCCTTTTCATTGAAGCTTGCTACAACACGGTATGTCTTGCTCAATTTTAAAGATTTTATTTCTTCTATTTCTTTCTTATCGGCGAAACGGAGTTGCGATACTTCAACTTTTTTCTTTCCAAAGCTGTTTATCTCCTTCTCAAGCATTGATAAATCAAGATTTCTTTTTTTTGGCTTCCTGACTTCAAGAATGAAAGGGCGGCCGTTTCCCAACATAAGCACGTCTATATCTTCCCTTCCTGCGCCGTGAAAATATTCCTCTTTCCCATCCGCCAGTTCAACAACCCTTTTTGCGATAATTTCCTCGACGCTTTCTTCATACATCTTTCCAGTTCCATGGCAGTAGTCACATCCAACGCCCTTACACTTCCTGCACGGCCATCTTGTCTGGGGTATACCTCTTATTAATTTCCTATACCGTCCATAGATGTAAATGGGCCTTATGTCTAATTCAACCTCATCATACTGGGTGTTTATTATTGCCGTTATATGGGAACGTATAAAATCCGCTTCTTTACCAGTATCAAGAGCGACAAGTTTTCCCACTTCCCTGTTTATCTCCTGTTTTATTGGCTCTCCGTAACCTGTTATCGCCGAGAGTTCTCCCTCTTTCACCAGAATTTCCTCATCCACCCGGCTCCCTACCAGAAATGTATCACATTCATAATTCCTCAGAGCATATACAACCAGTTTACTGAATTTTTTTATTTCCCCCATAAGCCCATTACAAAGCCAGCATTCTTTGGGTTCCACCGCTTCCAATCCCAGAGATTGCCTTATCCTTGCTCCCCTTTCCACGTTTTTTATTCCACATTCCACATTTGCAAATTGTCTTCCCAAGCAAGAATCGCAGAGGGAATAGGAAGAAAGCTTCCTTGCCCTGTTTATGACTTCCTCACTGCCTAACTTTACTTCGTCCATTGCACGCCAAATGGAGCGGTAGATTAAAAGAATTTGGTTATATTGTTATGCCTGTTCCTGCAATACGGGCAGATTTTTGCATCGAAAGGAATGGTTCTACCGCAGCTTGGACACATCCTACCTTTTTTCTCCTAGCCTGCCTTCTTTTCATAAAATGACGGTTCAGGCGGCCTAACTATGAGCCATATAATCAAACCAATGTATGGAAATAACAGTTCGATGATAAGCCATAACGCCCCATTTTCTTTCCTCACCTCCATATCCTTATACATCCATACAGCTATGGCAATCGATATTATGAATAGCATTATAGAGACAATACATTGTATTTTAGCGAGGATATCAACTCGCAGATAACTCTCTATTTAAATTCATGGGAATAATTTGTATTTGTACCAGAGTCAGAAAACTGTAGAAATAAATAGATATGTTTTTATACAAGAATTTAGTTAATAAATGGAACTTAATAAGGAGGGATAAATATGGGAAAATTAAGTAATGCAAAGGTTTTTGGAGGAATAGGGGCAATTCTTATGCTGGTTGGGGGGTTTATTCCATTTGCTCAGATGATACTGCCTATAATAGGACTGGTGCTTTTATTTGTGGCAGTAAAATATATTGCTGATGAAACAAAAGATGGAATTATATTCCGTAACTATCTGCTCTATTTTGTCTGCACCATTATTGCATTCATTGCATTAATAGCTGGATTGATAATTACAATTGGTGGCATAGGAATTATGTCAGAGTTAAAAGGAGAATTATCTGATATGGATGCTATTCTCTCGTTCCTAGGAGGTATTATGGCTTCTTTCATTGTGTTCTGGATATTACTCATTATAGGTACAGTCTATCTGAGAAAAAGTTACAACAATATAGCAAAACATACCAAGGTGAGTCTATTCAGAACAACGGGAACGGTTTACTTCATAGGTGCTATTACCCTCATTATATTCATAGGTGCCTTGATTTTACTGATAGCAAAAATACTGGAAATTGTGGCATTCTTCTCTTTGCCGGACAATCTACCGGCACCAAAAGAGACAATAGAAAGCGAAATAATATCGTAGGCCAGAGTTAAAACATCATGATACATACATTGATTTTGATTGTGACTCAGGCCAGCAAATGCTTCGACTATCTCTCTCGTTTCCTCACAAAACCTGCATTCATGCTCCTGAGTGAACATCACCAGTTTGGCATTCCCCGTGAGTTTTTCTTCAAATTATTTCCTCAAATACTCTTTGTCCCCACTACTTATCAGAGCCATACGCGGATAATTGCAGTTCATATATCAAACTTGGTGCGGCACAGACAAGGAATGAAAAGATAAAAATTTAAAGGAGAATGCCATTTTACATTATGCAGGCAGTAATACTGGCAGGCGGTTACGGTACACGGCTTGCCCCTC
It encodes:
- the rsmA gene encoding 16S rRNA (adenine(1518)-N(6)/adenine(1519)-N(6))-dimethyltransferase RsmA; protein product: MRGQHFLIDNRIAERQVGYASLSNKDTILEIGPGYGVLTKRIARNAGKVIAIEIDARLASSLRGIPNAEVICGDALNIDFDSLEFNKVVSNLPYQISSPITFKLLKKDFELGILMYQKEFADRLVAKPGSEDYSRLSVMASYAADWEMLEVVPPSAFRPEPKVYSCIVKVIPRKPKFVVKNEEIFYDLTRVLFSHRRKKIKNALLVEKLVNLDEIDDIPYKDSRVEEISPAEIGKISDVIADMKGEND
- a CDS encoding DUF996 domain-containing protein, with the protein product MGKLSNAKVFGGIGAILMLVGGFIPFAQMILPIIGLVLLFVAVKYIADETKDGIIFRNYLLYFVCTIIAFIALIAGLIITIGGIGIMSELKGELSDMDAILSFLGGIMASFIVFWILLIIGTVYLRKSYNNIAKHTKVSLFRTTGTVYFIGAITLIIFIGALILLIAKILEIVAFFSLPDNLPAPKETIESEIIS
- a CDS encoding DUF655 domain-containing protein; translated protein: MEDYVYILDYLSMGKLGYRKESIAYGIGEDQFTLLELLPKRNVSLAIGERVYVGKDKEKRKKIAKVKGRVNYGELTAAAHGELPYVILDIVKNNEKKFVTFYNECPPISTRYHALELLPGLGKKTMYEIVEGRKKEPFKGFDNISARVKHLTHPEKLIARRIEEELMDPGQKYRLFTRAPLKKIK
- a CDS encoding Xaa-Pro peptidase family protein — encoded protein: MIERVKKIFGGINEADAILIINGAYPQIDMTFFYVTGFENGLFENSAAVLYPDGKVEVICPELEKHAAEKNVSTFSTGQEKMGLLKEKINGKRIGINGKSISYANFIKLGRLFPEANFFDVEHAIRKARMVKDNAEIETIKKACTIAANVSHKISSYLEDNVKECDVLAEINYQMEKEGAAPSFDTIVAFGKNSSLPHYSTGRKKFEFPALIDFGARYKRYCSDMTRTFISENSEQKKAYELVREGQEMAFDMIEEGIKAGDVHNAVDELFVKKGRGRMIHSVGHSLGLEVHDGFSMHRKNETLLREGTVLTIEPGIYLKDRWGIRIEDDVLVKKNGIEILTKK
- a CDS encoding tRNA pseudouridine(54/55) synthase Pus10, with product MDEVKLGSEEVINRARKLSSYSLCDSCLGRQFANVECGIKNVERGARIRQSLGLEAVEPKECWLCNGLMGEIKKFSKLVVYALRNYECDTFLVGSRVDEEILVKEGELSAITGYGEPIKQEINREVGKLVALDTGKEADFIRSHITAIINTQYDEVELDIRPIYIYGRYRKLIRGIPQTRWPCRKCKGVGCDYCHGTGKMYEESVEEIIAKRVVELADGKEEYFHGAGREDIDVLMLGNGRPFILEVRKPKKRNLDLSMLEKEINSFGKKKVEVSQLRFADKKEIEEIKSLKLSKTYRVVASFNEKGKVNEAVNALRGCYINQRTPSRVAHRRADKIRKRKILDIMVEEEKMDEITLTVTAESGTYIKEMVTGDGGRTEPSLSELAGCPINVKKLDVIGIGDKDGEKIERSQKQNSANT
- a CDS encoding PLDc N-terminal domain-containing protein, with the protein product MLFIISIAIAVWMYKDMEVRKENGALWLIIELLFPYIGLIIWLIVRPPEPSFYEKKAG
- a CDS encoding C25 family cysteine peptidase, whose translation is GIYAEWKMMKKDVIDFYPDVYVGRLACRNSFEVKKMVEKIITYETTTYGQEWFKKFVGIAGDTFAYPDDPYYEGELGVSVTVGYLEDNGFDITTLFTSDGTLGTLTGANDIIDAISQGCGFLNFEGHGNPMSWANHPPHDGDTWIGIDVTQFNKFSNEDMYPICMVGGCHNSQFNVSLLNLMKFKEIKNIYYKSEWSPESWSWWMARKIDGGAIATIGSTGLGYGTIGDDDKDGIPDCIQYLGGFIDSEFFRVYTDGTDILGETHGTAITNYIAKFPPMKDKIDAKTVEEWSLLGDPSLKIGGYPS
- a CDS encoding DNA-directed RNA polymerase subunit F yields the protein MKVVSLAEVKDMLAKLGKEREELTREQKIALEYSEKVVKLSAGKTKELIKKLTGVEKINKNQAYKIADLLPTDEEDVMAIFSKETFVPSKEEIKKILEIIGEYL
- a CDS encoding 50S ribosomal protein L21e yields the protein MVRRSRGARSKTRQILRKKPRERGLSPITRALQEFEKGEKVSIVIDPSIHKGIPHRRYHGKTGDIEEKRGDSYIVKIKNGNMIKNIIVRPEHMKKV